AACCTCAACATGATGATGAAACGTAGCAAGATCGCCGGAAAAGCCATTAGCAACCTCATGttccaccaccgccaccaccaccccAACCGCCACGTGTCCTTCTCTGCCCCACGAAAGTTCAGCTGCAGCAACACCCCCAACTACACCTTCCACATCAACAATAAACGCCGTCTTCACCACCcccacaacaaccaccacaGCTACTTCTTCACATGTGCTCACGCGCCGGCTACTCTAGATGATGATGTGGCCACGGTAAATGCGGTGAAGGCCATGGTGTTAGAGATGCTGAACAATGAAGCGGTGGTGGAAGCATCCCCGGCGCTTCCGGGCTTCGGACGAAGCCCCATGGTGAGACAGTTGAGGATTACAGACTCTCCCTTTCCTTTGAGGGATATTGATGAGGACTCCAATGTGGACAAAGCTGCCGAGGAATTTATACAGAGGTTTTACAAGGAGTTGAGGCAGCAAAACTGAAGATAGGAAGGTGTTTACGGCTAAGTTATTAAATGTCCTGCTGATTAATTAGGATGAAAAATGAGAGACCCATAAGTGGGAAAACAAAGTGAAGGATGACTATACCTCCGCTAGAGTGAATTCAGAGAGTTTGGCCCAGGCCCCTCCGTTGTTGAGAGATTGTAAATGAAATGCCACTGTTAGTGGTTTTTGCTTTGGTTTTGTCATATGTGTATTTTTATTGCTGCTGGGGTCTGGATTTCTGTGGAATACTATATTATGGGCCGATTTGTTTGTAGCCTAATGAATATGAGGGAGGCAGTGCAAGACTTAAAGCTAGATCATAAGCCCAAGTTGATGTATTGTGATTTGACCCAATTACTAATTCCATTCATTGGAAGCGAGGCCATTGGAATTATAATGGGCAGAAGAGACTTATTCTTGTTGTATTAATTTGAAGACTAATTTGTAAGTGAAGTGGCCCTTTTTGTTGacaaaaaaaacttgagaatCTTCACCTTCATTTTTAGGCAAATGAATTAATGTTTAGGTAGTCATCAGTTGATGCATCATTAGAGGAGCTTTGAACTAATTTTCCATTCCATTGCTTATGAGCTTCTATGATGTCTTTTACCCAATGGATATTAGGCTGGCAAATGAGACCTTGAATCCTTTCGGGGTGAAGTAGGGAGTGATTGTACCCATCAGTTGCTAAAAATGTTGTTCTTCCATTCTAGATCTGATAAAGGGTAAAGTTTTGATTCAATGATTTTGTGCACTAGACAATATACAGGAGCAACACAGCTTTTATAGGACATGTATCATGTTCATGTTACATCTTGTGCTCTAAAGTACTAAACACAATCCAAACCCTCTTATAAGAGCCCCCacacattaaaattttgtttaagcATATTGCGACAATATAAAGGATGACCAATAGATTTATTTTTGCATCTCTGAATGTTGATGTTCTAAGTCCTGTTGTAATacatataccaaattttattttcaaaaaaatgctCTGAAATTGAACCGTGAGAACGGTCCATAGTTTTCAAATCCGAGCGGTTGAACCGCGGTTTAAacggtttcatttttttttcttcatagaACAATTTCCAAGGTTAAAAGAACCATATTAGTGAGAGATTCTTGGTTAGCCGAGTTGAACCGTACGGTCTAGTCTGAGTCTGAAAACCATGATGACAGTAGAGGTATGgttctaaattttgaaatttataaaaagaaaaaagtttaaaatatcCCAAATATTAAGGTCGTAAATTGCAATTTAATCTTCagattaaaattcttttttatttgaaggattaataaatacaatatttttttatggtttattattttctattagctttataaaaaaaatgtaaaaataccaaaaatacatttgaCAGTTGTTTAAGCTAATTTTGCTAAtctatataataactaatagtcgaaatgtttgattttttgttgacCTCGACTTTTTGTTGACCTCTCCTTATTGTGCCACGTGGCTACATAAATTTCTGCTACCTCTGTAtctaaaaacacataaaaatgtATCTGTTCATTTGGTTGTCTAAGCAAACCGTTTGAGTACAATTTTTACTACTGTTGGTGTTCAGTTGCACCATTCCACTAGGTAGTTACCAATTTTTCACCGTTCCAGAGAAGTTATTTATTCATTCTTCCTCCTCTTTTTCTTGtaccttctctccctctctatatgccttattttctatttcctGTGACAACCTTGAAACAAATCCCACAACAAGTTTAGACTGTTAAGTCATATTTGCAATAAGAATTTTTTAGGAACTAATTCCTTTTCTTTACGGATTTGCAATATGAATTACTCAAGGGGCAAGCAATTCCTTCTCTTATTATGACAAGAAAAGTCCACAATAACTTCTAGGGTCATATTCTGTTCTTTTACGTTAAACCTTCGGTCTCTCCCTTCTATTCCTAAATTTGCAACCCCTTTCTTCCCTACATCACTATCACAACCATCACATTAGACCTTAAACGGCAAGACTGCAACCTCTGTCTTCCTTATATTCCTTATGACTCTTAAAGATTACAAACCTCTCCAATACTTCAACTATTTAGTCAAAACCCTCTCTAATCTGTGATATTATAATGTAATCTCAAGTATTTGTTCTGCTATGACCCAATTACAAAGACAATGGCGTGAACACTGCTTATCTATGTAAGGATGTcactttttctttgatttttttaggtattttctaATAGTTTTTACCGtgataaaaaaagatttaattttgATCAAAACTATTGAGGCAAAGTAAAAAACTTTGAAACAAACAGAATTTCtattgctttatttatttttttgggtaggtAGAGGAATTCTGATGATGGGCTTTGTTGGTGATAGAAATAGATATTTGAATAACCATTTTGAACAATTCAGAAACTACAAGATGGGATTCGTCTAATTTCCTGCAACGCTGAGTACGAGTCCTCCAACGAATAGCGGTTGCACAACAAATTCAAGGTTTTCTTTCCTCttcatattataaatttatgttcCTGTTAATTGTTTGATTAAATTTGCTGGATATGATATAGTGTAATTTGAAAAAGCTGGCCCCCTTTTTTTCCACCATTGTTTTTTGAAGACATTTAATTGCTTTTGGAAAGCAAATGGATTTCGCATTTTAGCGAGATATTGCACGGTCAACCCAAACTAAATGGTACAGTAAAATTTGAAACCAGTTCAATTTTCGTTATAGAtcattttgaagttttttcttcacttttgtCAATGTTCGATTGTAGTTCggcattttttttgggtgtattcATGAAgtaaaatattcttttcattcccaTTTAGAACATGCACACCACATGTTTGACAAAAAGTCTCACTCAAAATTGAAACTTACCAAATAACACCATTTGAAATCCCAACCAATGTAGCGGTAACTTGCACCCAAATTGTTTTGAGGGCTATGAATGAATTGTAAACAACTTGCTCAACTTTTTTCAAGCAGAATGTTGTAGTTGTAGCTGATTTTGTGGGGTCGAGGTGGAAGATGTTCTTCCTGCCATCTGGGGTGTTCCAAAATTCAGTCAGTCTGGTAGCATGACATGATGGAATGCGTGTTCAATAGCTAGCCTTCTTTCACTGATCTCATGCACTGGGCTTGGGATAGGGACCAAAAAACATGCAAACTCACTACCATGCTATCACGGGCACTCTGGCAACGAAGGAACAAGATTCGGCCTATATTATATTGCAGTGAGTTCCATTAAATCCTAAAATTGCATACTTGAACTTGTGATGAAGAATTTTATGATATAGTTGAGAAGAGCATCACTTTTTGATTTGTCTGTGTAGAATTTTTCTTATGCACAAATAATTGTAAGATGGATTTGTATTTGTTTAAGGGAGTAGCCAGCTTTTGCTAACCAA
The sequence above is drawn from the Castanea sativa cultivar Marrone di Chiusa Pesio chromosome 5, ASM4071231v1 genome and encodes:
- the LOC142634823 gene encoding uncharacterized protein LOC142634823, translating into MEPNVPVIAAKRIWSIARVAFFMLRKGLSKRKLMLNLNMMMKRSKIAGKAISNLMFHHRHHHPNRHVSFSAPRKFSCSNTPNYTFHINNKRRLHHPHNNHHSYFFTCAHAPATLDDDVATVNAVKAMVLEMLNNEAVVEASPALPGFGRSPMVRQLRITDSPFPLRDIDEDSNVDKAAEEFIQRFYKELRQQN